A genomic stretch from Sphingobacterium sp. ML3W includes:
- a CDS encoding efflux RND transporter permease subunit yields MNIIKFALQKPISIMVIVIGLLFFGIKATKDVKVDILPEMDLPVVYVAHSFNGYTPQQMEGYFTKMYVNMLLFTNGIKSIESKNTQGLTLMKIVFYEGIDMGEAIATINALSNRSQVFLPPGAPPPFIIRFDASSQPVGQLVFRSNTKTNNQLQDIANFSARPFLIKIPGLTTAPPFGGSPRTIEVNIDPYKLRAHNLSPEQVVEAISRNNITSPSGNVYIGDKNYLTPTNNTVKKIEELGEIPIFKSTVDNVYIRDVATIKDGADIATGYALIDGKRSVYINIAKAGNASTLDVVNKLKERLPEIQRNMPDDVSISYEFDQSVYISNALKSLVIEGILGAVLTGLMVLLFLNDRRAALIVIMTIPISIISGVLFLKLFGQTLNIMSLSGLALAIGILVDESTVTIENIHQHFALGKTRAQAIWDACKEIAFPKLLIMLCILAVFAPAFMMTGIPGALFMPLALAIGFSMIVSFLLSQTFVPVMANWMMKHDPETCHNPAHKKNWFDRFRERFLRLLSNLVAKHKIIVSLSLIFTFIACFFLYQGIGKDVLPTVNSRQFQVRIKAPEGTRIEVTEGKVKQFLTLLKDKVGSDNIAISSVFIGQHPSTFAVSPIYLYNAGPHEALMQVALKKLNGNSDELKDELRKYFHEKMPEIQLSFEPIELTEKILSQGTNTPIEIRISGMMKKMNRMYAQKLLGKLKEIDYLRDQQIPQSMDYPALQINIDRTRAAQLGLDAQDIAKSLVAATASTRYTNKNFWVGGMMGIAYDVQVQTPQNILNSKEELENLTLSKNADRPVLGDVATITATKELGESYNLGTMGYTTVAANLHKKDLGQASQDIQTAIASLGELPKGINIEVAGMAPVLNETMSNLATGLLIAVVVIFLMLTATFQSFRISLVILSTVPFVILGALVLLKLTGSTLNLQSYMGLIMSVGVSIANAVLLINNAESIRLKNQNALTSAIEAAKLRIRPIIMTTIAMVAGMLPMAIGFGEGGDQVSPLGRAVIGGLLFSTFSVLIVLPLVFVWIQHKATTISPSLDPEDEESIHFVKTKI; encoded by the coding sequence ATGAATATCATCAAATTTGCCTTGCAAAAACCAATTTCCATCATGGTTATTGTCATTGGCCTGTTATTCTTTGGTATCAAAGCGACCAAAGATGTCAAAGTAGATATCCTACCCGAAATGGATCTGCCGGTCGTTTATGTAGCCCACTCTTTCAACGGCTATACCCCACAGCAGATGGAAGGTTATTTCACCAAAATGTACGTCAACATGCTCCTGTTTACCAATGGTATTAAGAGTATAGAATCAAAGAATACCCAGGGATTGACCCTCATGAAAATTGTTTTCTACGAGGGTATTGATATGGGAGAAGCAATCGCAACCATCAATGCATTATCCAATCGTTCCCAGGTATTTTTACCTCCAGGAGCGCCACCACCGTTCATCATTCGTTTTGATGCTTCCTCCCAGCCTGTCGGCCAGTTGGTCTTCCGCAGTAACACGAAAACCAACAATCAACTACAGGATATCGCAAACTTCAGTGCCCGACCATTCTTAATAAAGATACCCGGACTGACGACAGCGCCACCTTTTGGCGGAAGTCCTCGGACAATAGAGGTAAACATAGATCCTTACAAACTGCGGGCGCACAACCTGTCGCCGGAGCAGGTTGTTGAAGCCATCAGTAGAAATAACATCACCTCGCCTTCCGGAAATGTGTATATCGGTGACAAAAACTATCTAACACCGACAAACAATACGGTAAAGAAAATAGAAGAACTGGGGGAAATTCCAATCTTTAAAAGCACGGTAGACAATGTATACATCCGTGATGTGGCGACCATAAAAGATGGTGCTGATATCGCCACGGGTTATGCCCTGATTGATGGAAAAAGATCGGTTTATATTAACATCGCTAAAGCAGGAAATGCTTCGACCCTGGATGTTGTCAATAAACTTAAAGAACGCTTGCCCGAAATCCAGCGAAATATGCCTGACGATGTCAGCATTTCGTATGAATTTGACCAGTCGGTCTATATCAGCAATGCCCTGAAAAGCCTGGTTATCGAAGGAATTCTGGGCGCTGTCCTGACCGGTCTGATGGTGCTTCTATTTCTGAACGACCGCAGGGCAGCACTGATTGTAATTATGACCATTCCCATTTCGATTATTTCTGGCGTTTTATTTTTGAAGCTATTTGGACAGACCCTCAATATTATGTCCTTATCGGGACTGGCATTGGCCATCGGAATATTGGTCGATGAAAGTACAGTGACCATAGAGAATATCCATCAGCATTTTGCCCTCGGGAAAACACGTGCGCAAGCAATCTGGGATGCTTGTAAGGAAATTGCATTTCCGAAACTTTTGATTATGCTCTGTATTCTTGCCGTATTTGCTCCTGCCTTTATGATGACCGGTATTCCCGGTGCATTGTTTATGCCTCTTGCACTGGCAATCGGATTTTCGATGATTGTTTCGTTTTTATTGTCGCAGACTTTTGTACCGGTGATGGCCAATTGGATGATGAAACATGATCCCGAAACATGTCATAATCCCGCACATAAGAAAAACTGGTTTGATCGTTTTCGTGAGCGCTTCCTGCGTCTATTGTCAAATTTGGTCGCCAAACACAAGATAATTGTAAGCTTAAGTTTGATTTTTACATTTATAGCATGCTTTTTCTTATATCAAGGAATTGGTAAGGATGTATTACCTACAGTCAATTCCCGTCAGTTTCAGGTACGAATAAAAGCCCCTGAAGGAACGCGTATCGAAGTAACCGAAGGGAAAGTAAAACAATTTCTAACCCTTTTAAAAGATAAAGTCGGCTCTGATAATATCGCCATATCATCGGTTTTTATCGGTCAGCACCCTTCCACTTTCGCCGTTAGCCCAATTTATTTATACAATGCTGGGCCACACGAGGCCCTGATGCAGGTGGCATTGAAGAAACTCAATGGTAATTCGGATGAACTAAAGGATGAACTCAGAAAGTACTTTCATGAAAAGATGCCGGAAATACAGCTCTCTTTCGAACCCATTGAACTTACCGAGAAAATACTAAGTCAGGGCACCAATACACCTATCGAGATCCGGATCTCAGGGATGATGAAAAAGATGAATCGCATGTATGCGCAGAAACTTCTCGGAAAGCTAAAGGAGATCGACTACCTGCGCGACCAGCAGATCCCCCAATCCATGGATTATCCGGCCTTACAGATTAATATCGACCGGACAAGAGCGGCACAACTGGGACTCGATGCACAGGATATCGCAAAATCACTGGTAGCCGCTACCGCATCCACTCGCTATACCAATAAGAATTTTTGGGTTGGTGGAATGATGGGAATTGCCTACGATGTGCAAGTTCAAACACCACAAAATATATTAAACAGTAAAGAAGAACTGGAGAATCTAACACTTTCTAAGAATGCAGACCGTCCCGTTCTGGGCGATGTCGCAACCATCACAGCAACCAAAGAACTTGGTGAAAGTTATAATTTAGGAACAATGGGTTACACCACGGTTGCCGCAAATCTACATAAAAAAGATCTGGGACAGGCTTCACAGGACATTCAAACCGCCATTGCATCTTTGGGCGAGCTACCAAAAGGTATCAATATTGAAGTCGCAGGGATGGCACCTGTATTGAATGAGACGATGAGTAATCTCGCCACAGGTCTATTGATTGCCGTTGTGGTTATCTTTTTGATGCTTACAGCAACTTTTCAGTCCTTTCGGATATCACTCGTTATTCTCTCTACGGTTCCGTTTGTGATCTTAGGAGCTTTGGTGCTATTAAAATTAACCGGTTCGACACTCAACTTACAGTCTTACATGGGACTCATTATGTCTGTTGGTGTTTCGATCGCCAATGCAGTTTTATTAATCAATAATGCGGAATCGATACGACTGAAAAACCAGAATGCATTAACCTCCGCTATTGAGGCAGCCAAGCTCCGGATCCGGCCCATTATCATGACAACTATTGCCATGGTTGCGGGGATGTTACCTATGGCTATCGGTTTTGGTGAAGGTGGAGACCAAGTCTCACCCTTGGGCCGCGCTGTTATCGGAGGTCTTCTTTTTTCAACCTTCTCCGTACTGATCGTCCTCCCGCTGGTATTTGTATGGATACAGCACAAAGCAACAACAATCTCACCTTCTTTGGATCCTGAAGATGAGGAAAGCATTCATTTTGTTAAAACAAAAATCTAA
- a CDS encoding efflux RND transporter periplasmic adaptor subunit translates to MKFKSIILPAIALLFSACNQDTKENNGAAKENPKAAKMGSMPLMTIPIAKMNPTVPLQLAGELKPDQETALFAKVQSYVKTIHVDIGSQVSKGQILMVLEAPELQAQIVNAKAKILSQEAIYTATKANYDRMFRANQTKGAIARDALDQITAQKLSDEASVKAARAAYTEIQDINQYLIIRAPFSGIITSRNTDIGAYVGPLGGTPLLVVQNSSKLRLNLSVPEAHVPYVAIGDTVNFTVRALPEKNFQATITRKSGTLDLKLRSEKFEADFVNNDPDLKPFMVAEAKVQLKNNKATFFIPRSTLVEGNMGIYVIKNAAGSAKFIPVKKGRILNDKIEVFGELMEGDQLIKMANEEITEGTPIK, encoded by the coding sequence ATGAAATTTAAGTCAATCATATTACCAGCAATTGCGCTATTATTTAGCGCATGTAACCAAGATACAAAAGAGAACAACGGTGCCGCAAAAGAGAACCCAAAAGCCGCGAAAATGGGATCCATGCCTTTGATGACCATCCCGATTGCCAAAATGAATCCTACTGTTCCGCTACAACTGGCGGGCGAACTAAAACCTGATCAGGAGACAGCATTATTTGCAAAGGTGCAGAGCTATGTCAAGACGATCCATGTAGATATTGGTTCGCAGGTCAGCAAAGGGCAGATACTAATGGTACTGGAAGCACCCGAATTGCAGGCTCAAATAGTCAATGCAAAAGCCAAGATACTTTCGCAAGAGGCGATTTACACCGCAACAAAAGCCAATTACGATCGTATGTTTCGGGCAAACCAGACCAAGGGCGCTATTGCCCGCGATGCTCTGGATCAGATTACCGCACAAAAACTTTCGGACGAAGCCAGTGTAAAAGCAGCTCGGGCCGCCTATACAGAAATACAGGATATCAATCAGTATTTAATTATCCGTGCACCCTTCAGTGGCATCATTACATCACGAAATACAGATATCGGCGCCTATGTAGGCCCCCTGGGTGGAACACCTTTGCTTGTCGTCCAAAATTCGTCTAAGCTCCGTTTAAACCTATCTGTTCCGGAAGCACATGTTCCTTATGTAGCCATAGGTGACACAGTCAACTTCACGGTAAGGGCACTTCCTGAGAAAAACTTCCAAGCAACAATAACCCGAAAAAGTGGTACGCTGGATCTGAAGTTACGATCTGAAAAGTTTGAAGCGGACTTTGTCAATAACGATCCGGATCTCAAACCTTTTATGGTCGCCGAAGCAAAGGTTCAGCTTAAAAATAACAAAGCAACTTTCTTTATTCCACGTTCGACGTTAGTCGAAGGCAACATGGGAATCTATGTCATCAAAAACGCCGCTGGAAGCGCAAAGTTTATCCCGGTAAAAAAGGGAAGAATACTCAATGATAAAATTGAAGTTTTTGGCGAACTCATGGAGGGCGACCAGCTGATAAAAATGGCCAACGAAGAAATCACAGAAGGAACACCTATTAAGTAG
- a CDS encoding type I polyketide synthase, giving the protein MKNLTIIGLTPFEKPDVNLMPKLHQAGAFPVLSLGHDLANAQEALNQLDQIAIFTYGIYFPNDKLLSLEIPEKVSVVILPFGTPAPTAPHLSIVYQVSSLEEAIQAEQLNAKGIIIKGNEAGGRVGYESTFVLFQRIIKEIQSIPVWVQGGIGLHTAAAAKSLGATGIVLDSQLALFPESAVPQDFKTLCGKLNGTETKIIANHRVLVRPNSPVLSDQVDTTELRTHFTDLNPATSYIPMGQDISLAIDLYEDFRTLKKLIFGFKEAMYGHLKQAKALQPIDRDNVLAKQLGLRYPIAQGPMTRVSDVPAFANAVAEAGALPFVALSLLRGEQAKTLVMETKQLAGNKTWGVGILGFAPQELREEQTAYILEAKPPVVLIAGGRPAQAKVFEKAGITTFLHVPSPALLDMFLKEGAKNFIFEGRECGGHVGPLSSTVLWEKQIERILKEDHPEQISVFFAGGIHNAFSTAFVSIMVAPLAARGVKVGVLMGTAYLYTQEAVSTGAIQEEFQLQAMQARDTVLLETAPGHETRCLNTAFAQHFNREKSKLLTAGVDKKEVWEKLEKLNVGRLRIAAKGIDRQGDKLVNIPKSEQLDLGMYMIGQIATMQNKVISLDALHQHVGVDNQQYIHEAILPEEPLSSEKPLDVAIVGMECIFPGAKNLEEFWRNIILGKDSVTEVPDERWNKAIYYKPDADGPDVSHSKWGGFIPKIDFDPLAFGIPPQSLAAIEPTQLLTLLVAKRAMEDAGYGEKQINRENISVIIGAEGGNDLANSYSFRGYYKQVFGELHEEVKEALPHTTEDSFPGILANVIAGRITNRLDLGGRNFTVDAACASSLAAIDLACQELILGKSDMVLAGGADLHNGINDYLMFSSTHALSRKGRCATFDSDADGIALGEGVAILVLKRYEDAVRDGDRIYSVIKGVGGSSDGKALGLTAPRKIGQVRALERAYNQAGISAASVGLVEAHGTGTVVGDKTELSALTNLFSRSGALPAQTHLGSVKTQIGHTKCAAGLAGLIKASLAVFHGVKPPTLHLQQPNAYYNAQTSPFAFHAETGLWGEKRRYAGISAFGFGGTNFHAVIANHPQEENTIALQSWPSELFVFRGDSYDEAKGQLGQVKALLDINDSLPLKDIAYSLAVASEKAIQLSIVADTAEDLMMKIELVLSGIESKDTFIVNKREGKTAFLFPGQGSQRINMARDLFVVFPAMRKLIAQYPELEKVVFPSTTFDADSLKQQKETIKDTRLAQPLLGIVDLALAKFLQSLGIVPDMLAGHSYGELPALCFAGVFDEEQLVELSSKRAQSILDSVENGDPGTMVAINANAEQLKALLNRVEGCYPVNYNSPTQCVVAGNTEAIGKLMDLLKQERVSAKKLEVACAFHSPLVAKSKELYANVLKDVPFQEMQLPVWSNTTTSLYPTSVSEIKARLTDHLVQPVRFVEELQAMYADGARIFIEVGPGKVLTGLTKSCLEQDQLTLYVEDSNRNKLTHLLCMLAQYLGTGRNFAIDKLFEGRQIQPIQLDQPNLYKKNPTIWRVNGQTAHPTTGTLPVNGALPIVSPIKMSNLNNPIAPTTEPQPAAERMLQEYLNSMKMLIQAQRDVMLSFLGQNQQVAPMPVYSSPTPNVTADRSTPIIVQPTLSENSAVATAVQTATKDIKTLLLQVVSDKTGYPHEMLGMEMDLEADLSIDSIKRVEIIGTLRTELGTLKFDHANEDTIMEQLAAIKTLNGLVSWLTEFSGATAVPATSAQTAVSTSTTANQSMLSLAELQTAILDIVSEKTGYPKEMLGLDLDLEADLSIDSIKRMEIIAELKTKIGFGEDLEHAEDLMETLAAIKTLNGLASWISEVSDTAPEQSLLSRLRFDLTPADNATAQDTEILQGKRFAIAPDHGQQTMAIKTMLEKHGAIAELVNPENDLAVFDGLIISDIFSAPVQHNIIDQVDLIKKMDLDRAKWVYLISDIPAHVEKTNDTHALRHYQGYPGLFKSLAREFEQTSCRLISLSTPQETDQIAEIALKEILTTDKTVEVIYKNDQRHTVDIIPSPLSTGNEEVQIQLDQKSVVLVLGGGQGITSELVKHMSASYPCTYILVGRSADPRKDIPISKELETMTSKEQIRAHLIQSGLFHAPAQIEKETLRIYKNNQILRTIRDMERLGNTVVYESLDLCDEAGLTALLHQIYEQYGQLDGVIHGAGLLEDKLFKQKTTSSFGRVFDTKVKPLRVLAEQLRSDCQFVVLFSSIASVYGNKGQTDYAAANSVLDDYANVLNKRLKGKVISINWGPWKGAGMVSQTLETEYERRGISLIPLDEGKEIFLNEIRYGTESQVLIMSGNNW; this is encoded by the coding sequence ATGAAAAATTTAACCATTATTGGATTAACGCCTTTTGAAAAGCCTGACGTCAATCTCATGCCCAAACTCCATCAAGCGGGTGCATTTCCCGTGTTAAGTTTGGGACACGACTTAGCCAACGCTCAGGAAGCACTGAATCAACTTGATCAGATTGCTATATTTACTTATGGAATTTATTTTCCAAATGATAAACTGCTATCCCTTGAAATTCCGGAGAAAGTAAGTGTCGTCATTCTTCCTTTTGGTACCCCAGCACCCACGGCTCCGCACCTGTCCATTGTGTATCAAGTAAGCAGTCTGGAAGAAGCCATACAAGCAGAACAGCTTAACGCAAAAGGAATTATCATAAAAGGAAATGAAGCTGGAGGACGCGTTGGATATGAATCCACGTTTGTACTCTTCCAACGAATTATCAAAGAAATTCAGTCCATACCTGTTTGGGTACAGGGCGGCATAGGTCTGCATACCGCTGCTGCTGCAAAATCCCTCGGTGCTACTGGAATTGTTTTGGATAGCCAACTTGCGCTGTTTCCAGAAAGTGCGGTTCCCCAGGACTTCAAAACGCTCTGTGGAAAATTAAACGGGACGGAAACCAAGATCATTGCCAACCATCGCGTCTTGGTGCGACCAAACTCGCCGGTGTTATCGGATCAGGTTGACACGACCGAACTCCGAACGCATTTTACTGACCTGAATCCTGCTACGAGTTATATCCCAATGGGACAAGATATTTCCTTGGCCATCGATCTTTATGAAGATTTCAGGACACTGAAAAAGCTTATTTTCGGATTTAAGGAAGCCATGTACGGCCATTTAAAGCAGGCAAAAGCATTACAACCGATTGACCGTGACAATGTATTAGCGAAACAACTAGGCCTGCGTTATCCGATCGCACAGGGTCCCATGACCCGTGTCAGTGATGTCCCTGCTTTTGCTAATGCCGTAGCGGAAGCTGGAGCACTCCCATTTGTTGCCCTGTCCCTGCTGCGTGGTGAACAGGCCAAAACCTTGGTTATGGAAACCAAACAGCTTGCCGGAAACAAGACTTGGGGAGTGGGTATCTTAGGCTTTGCCCCACAGGAATTGCGTGAAGAACAGACGGCTTATATCCTGGAAGCTAAACCTCCCGTTGTCCTGATTGCCGGTGGCCGACCTGCACAGGCTAAGGTATTTGAAAAAGCAGGCATAACCACGTTTCTACACGTACCATCTCCTGCCCTACTTGACATGTTTCTAAAGGAGGGTGCAAAAAATTTCATTTTCGAAGGTCGCGAATGCGGTGGCCACGTAGGACCACTTTCGAGTACCGTGCTCTGGGAAAAACAGATCGAACGCATCTTAAAAGAGGATCATCCAGAACAGATCAGCGTTTTCTTTGCCGGCGGCATACACAATGCTTTCTCAACAGCATTTGTCTCTATCATGGTAGCTCCCTTAGCTGCCCGGGGCGTAAAAGTCGGTGTATTGATGGGAACAGCTTATCTTTATACGCAAGAGGCTGTAAGTACAGGTGCAATTCAGGAAGAATTTCAGCTGCAAGCCATGCAAGCTAGGGATACTGTCCTCCTGGAGACAGCACCGGGGCACGAAACCCGTTGTTTGAATACCGCTTTTGCACAACATTTCAATCGAGAAAAGTCCAAGCTATTGACTGCGGGTGTAGATAAGAAGGAAGTCTGGGAAAAACTCGAAAAATTAAACGTCGGTCGCCTGCGTATTGCAGCAAAAGGCATTGACCGTCAAGGAGATAAACTGGTCAACATCCCTAAAAGTGAACAACTGGACCTAGGCATGTATATGATCGGCCAGATTGCAACCATGCAGAACAAGGTGATCTCCCTGGATGCTCTGCATCAACATGTCGGCGTCGACAATCAGCAGTATATCCATGAAGCAATATTACCGGAAGAACCACTTTCCAGCGAAAAACCGTTGGATGTCGCCATTGTCGGAATGGAGTGTATTTTTCCGGGAGCCAAAAATCTGGAAGAATTTTGGCGCAATATTATCCTTGGAAAAGATAGCGTTACCGAAGTTCCTGACGAACGGTGGAACAAAGCTATTTATTACAAACCCGATGCAGATGGTCCAGATGTATCACACTCAAAATGGGGTGGTTTTATTCCAAAAATTGATTTTGATCCCTTAGCTTTTGGTATTCCACCGCAATCGCTCGCAGCTATTGAACCGACACAATTGTTGACGCTATTGGTAGCAAAGCGTGCCATGGAAGACGCTGGTTATGGCGAAAAACAAATCAACCGCGAGAACATTTCCGTTATTATCGGTGCAGAAGGTGGCAACGACCTTGCCAACAGCTATAGCTTTAGAGGATACTACAAACAGGTATTTGGAGAACTTCATGAGGAAGTGAAAGAGGCATTACCTCATACCACAGAAGATTCGTTCCCAGGTATTCTGGCCAATGTTATCGCTGGTCGGATCACAAACAGGTTGGATCTTGGTGGTCGAAATTTCACGGTGGATGCAGCTTGCGCCTCATCCCTTGCTGCGATTGATCTCGCCTGTCAGGAGCTTATTCTGGGTAAATCGGATATGGTGCTTGCGGGTGGAGCGGATCTCCATAATGGAATCAACGATTACCTGATGTTTTCCAGCACACATGCACTCTCACGTAAAGGACGATGCGCCACATTTGACAGCGACGCGGATGGGATTGCCCTTGGTGAGGGGGTAGCGATATTGGTACTCAAACGCTACGAAGATGCTGTACGCGATGGCGACCGCATCTACTCGGTTATCAAAGGCGTTGGTGGGTCCAGTGATGGTAAAGCCCTAGGCCTCACCGCTCCCCGAAAAATCGGTCAGGTACGCGCACTGGAACGTGCCTATAACCAAGCGGGTATCAGCGCAGCATCCGTTGGTCTAGTTGAAGCGCATGGTACAGGAACAGTGGTTGGTGATAAAACAGAACTGAGTGCGTTGACGAATTTATTCAGCCGTTCAGGTGCCTTACCGGCACAAACGCATTTAGGTTCGGTCAAAACCCAGATCGGCCACACAAAATGTGCTGCAGGATTGGCAGGCTTGATCAAAGCTTCCCTGGCTGTATTTCATGGTGTTAAACCTCCAACACTTCATCTCCAACAGCCGAATGCATATTATAATGCCCAAACAAGTCCTTTCGCTTTCCACGCCGAAACTGGTTTATGGGGAGAAAAAAGACGTTATGCTGGCATCAGCGCCTTTGGTTTTGGCGGAACAAATTTCCACGCTGTTATTGCGAATCATCCGCAGGAAGAGAATACAATCGCATTGCAATCTTGGCCATCAGAACTATTCGTTTTCCGTGGCGACAGCTACGACGAAGCTAAGGGTCAATTGGGTCAGGTAAAAGCACTTTTAGATATCAATGATAGTCTCCCGCTAAAAGATATCGCCTACAGCTTAGCTGTTGCTTCTGAAAAAGCGATCCAACTCAGCATTGTTGCCGATACAGCCGAAGACCTGATGATGAAAATTGAATTGGTGTTATCTGGCATTGAAAGTAAAGACACCTTTATAGTCAATAAACGCGAAGGTAAAACAGCATTCTTATTTCCGGGACAAGGTAGTCAACGTATCAATATGGCCCGTGATCTCTTTGTCGTATTTCCAGCAATGCGAAAGCTGATCGCCCAGTATCCTGAACTGGAAAAAGTGGTCTTTCCTTCAACTACGTTTGATGCCGATTCTTTAAAACAACAAAAGGAAACCATCAAAGATACACGTCTCGCACAACCTCTTTTGGGTATTGTTGATTTAGCCTTAGCTAAGTTCCTTCAATCACTGGGTATCGTCCCGGATATGCTGGCCGGCCATAGCTACGGTGAATTACCGGCATTGTGTTTCGCTGGTGTATTTGACGAAGAACAATTAGTCGAACTGAGCAGCAAGCGTGCTCAATCCATCCTGGATTCGGTAGAAAATGGAGATCCCGGCACCATGGTTGCTATTAACGCAAATGCGGAACAGTTGAAGGCACTCCTCAATCGTGTGGAAGGCTGTTATCCGGTGAATTACAATTCTCCGACACAATGTGTTGTTGCTGGTAACACAGAAGCTATCGGGAAACTTATGGATCTGTTAAAACAGGAACGTGTCTCTGCTAAAAAGCTAGAAGTTGCCTGTGCTTTCCACAGTCCTTTAGTCGCTAAATCAAAAGAGCTTTATGCGAATGTATTGAAGGATGTCCCTTTCCAAGAAATGCAACTACCGGTCTGGTCAAACACAACAACAAGCTTATATCCTACTTCGGTATCCGAAATAAAAGCAAGACTGACTGATCATCTGGTTCAACCTGTCCGCTTTGTGGAGGAGCTTCAGGCCATGTATGCAGATGGCGCACGGATATTTATTGAGGTAGGTCCAGGTAAAGTGCTGACGGGCCTGACCAAATCTTGTCTTGAACAAGATCAACTGACCCTGTACGTAGAAGATAGTAACCGTAACAAATTGACGCATCTGCTCTGTATGCTTGCACAATATTTGGGAACTGGTCGCAATTTCGCTATTGATAAACTTTTTGAAGGCCGTCAGATTCAACCAATCCAGCTAGATCAACCAAACTTATATAAGAAAAACCCTACTATCTGGCGTGTCAATGGACAGACCGCACATCCAACGACAGGAACGCTACCTGTCAATGGCGCATTGCCAATAGTGAGCCCTATTAAAATGAGCAACCTTAACAACCCTATAGCTCCAACGACAGAACCACAACCTGCTGCTGAGCGTATGCTGCAAGAATATTTAAACAGCATGAAAATGCTAATCCAGGCGCAACGTGATGTCATGCTTTCCTTTTTGGGGCAAAACCAACAAGTAGCACCTATGCCGGTCTATTCAAGTCCCACACCAAATGTGACTGCAGATCGGTCAACCCCGATTATCGTTCAACCCACGCTAAGTGAAAATTCCGCTGTCGCAACAGCTGTACAAACAGCAACTAAAGACATTAAAACTTTATTATTACAGGTAGTAAGCGACAAGACCGGTTATCCACATGAGATGTTGGGTATGGAAATGGATCTGGAAGCGGATCTCAGCATTGATTCAATCAAGCGGGTCGAAATTATCGGAACATTGCGTACAGAGCTTGGAACACTAAAGTTCGATCATGCAAATGAAGATACAATCATGGAACAATTGGCTGCCATAAAAACCTTAAACGGCCTGGTTTCCTGGTTAACAGAATTCAGCGGTGCAACAGCAGTGCCAGCAACAAGCGCTCAAACAGCAGTATCGACCTCCACAACAGCAAATCAGTCTATGCTCTCCCTTGCGGAATTACAAACAGCAATACTGGATATCGTCAGTGAAAAAACCGGTTATCCCAAAGAAATGTTGGGATTGGATTTGGACTTGGAAGCAGATTTGAGCATAGACTCGATCAAACGAATGGAAATCATTGCTGAACTGAAGACCAAAATTGGTTTTGGGGAAGATCTCGAACATGCCGAAGATCTGATGGAAACCTTAGCAGCGATTAAAACCCTTAACGGTCTTGCATCCTGGATTAGCGAAGTTAGCGATACAGCTCCTGAACAGAGCCTCTTGTCCAGACTTCGTTTTGACCTGACACCTGCAGATAATGCAACGGCACAAGATACAGAAATTCTACAAGGCAAACGTTTTGCCATTGCTCCGGATCATGGGCAACAGACGATGGCCATCAAAACCATGCTCGAAAAACATGGTGCTATCGCTGAACTGGTCAATCCGGAAAATGATCTTGCTGTCTTCGACGGGCTAATTATCTCCGACATATTTTCAGCACCAGTACAACATAATATTATAGATCAAGTTGATCTAATCAAAAAAATGGATCTGGACAGGGCCAAATGGGTTTATTTAATCTCCGATATTCCGGCACATGTCGAAAAAACAAATGATACACATGCCTTACGCCATTACCAGGGTTACCCTGGACTGTTTAAAAGTCTAGCTCGTGAGTTTGAACAGACCAGCTGTCGATTGATCAGTTTAAGCACACCACAGGAAACAGATCAGATCGCTGAAATCGCACTAAAAGAAATCTTGACAACCGATAAAACCGTAGAGGTTATCTACAAGAATGATCAACGTCATACAGTCGATATCATTCCTTCACCACTGTCGACAGGCAACGAAGAAGTGCAAATCCAACTGGATCAAAAATCTGTTGTACTTGTACTTGGTGGTGGACAGGGTATCACCTCTGAATTGGTAAAACACATGTCGGCCTCCTACCCTTGTACTTACATCCTTGTGGGCAGGTCTGCAGATCCAAGAAAAGACATCCCGATTTCGAAAGAACTGGAAACAATGACCTCCAAGGAACAGATCAGAGCTCATCTTATTCAATCAGGGCTATTCCATGCACCAGCACAAATTGAGAAAGAGACCCTCCGTATCTATAAGAACAATCAGATCCTTCGGACGATCCGCGACATGGAACGTTTAGGAAACACTGTCGTTTATGAATCATTGGATCTCTGTGATGAGGCTGGATTAACGGCCTTGCTCCACCAGATTTATGAACAATATGGACAGCTCGATGGTGTTATCCATGGTGCAGGTTTGTTGGAAGATAAACTGTTCAAACAAAAAACGACCAGTTCTTTTGGACGTGTCTTTGATACCAAAGTAAAACCATTACGCGTATTGGCGGAACAACTACGTTCAGACTGCCAGTTCGTTGTCTTATTTTCAAGTATAGCATCTGTTTATGGCAACAAAGGTCAGACAGATTATGCGGCAGCAAACAGTGTGTTGGATGACTATGCCAATGTACTGAATAAACGCTTGAAAGGAAAGGTTATTTCGATCAACTGGGGGCCATGGAAAGGTGCAGGTATGGTTTCACAGACATTGGAAACAGAATATGAACGCCGAGGCATTTCGCTCATACCATTGGATGAAGGGAAAGAAATTTTCCTTAACGAGATCAGGTATGGTACGGAAAGCCAAGTGTTAATTATGTCAGGCAACAATTGGTAA